A stretch of DNA from Jatrophihabitans endophyticus:
TTCCTCGTCGCGGCGGCGACCTCGGCGGCGGGCGTCGCCGTCGTCGGCCTGGCGATGGCCGAGCGCCCGCCCCGGCGGGCGGCCCGCGGCGGGCTGGGCGAGACATGGCGCGGCAACCGGGCGCTGCTCGGCGACCGCGCCACGCGGGTGCTCCTGATCGCGCTCGTGCTGCCCAACGGTCTCGTCGTGGGATGCGAAGCGCTGTTCGTCCCGCTCTTCGACGACCTCGCCGGCTGGGTCTACGCGGCCGCCGCGCTCGGCATGATGGCCGGTGACCTGCTGGTCGGACGCGTGCTGACGGCGGCGGCACGCCGTCGGGCCGCGACGGCCCTGCGGCTGTTGCTGGCGATGCCCTTCGTGGTCTTCGTGGTTCACCCGCCGGTGCTCGTCGCGGCCGGCCTCGCCGCGGTCGCGGCCGTCGGCTACGGGGCGTCGCTCGTCCAGCAGGAGCACCTGGTCGCGCTGACGCCCCCGCACCTGCGAGGACAGACGCTCGGGGTCGAGTCGTCCGCCCGCCTGAGCATGCAGGGCGTCTGCGCGCTCCTCGCCGGCGTGCTCGCCGATCGGATCGGTGCCGGCGTCGCCGTCGGTCTGCTCGCCGGCGCCTCGGTGCTCGTGTCACTCGTCCTCACCCCGGCACTGGCCCGGATAGCGAGGTCCGCGTCGGCGCTGCCCGCCTGACGCCAGTGCGCCGTCACCATCCGTGGGCCGCCTCGTTGGACACGCACAAGGGACGAAGGTCTCGTCTCGCGTGCACAGGGGGCCCCATGCGATCTCGCGTCCGTACCACCCTCGCTCTGCTGACCGGCGCCGTCACCGCCGGGCTGCTCGTCGGCCCGGCGGCCGCCTCGGCCGCCCCGACGTGGGCGCCCGAGTCCAGCGCGACGCTGCACCCGGGCGTCCAGGCCTACACCGCCGGCGCGCAGTGCACGACGAACTTCGTCTTCACCGACTCGGCCGGTGCCGTCTACCTGGGCTACGCGGCGCACTGCGCGGGCACCGGCGAGGCGACCGACACCGACGGCTGCCAGACGAAGTCGCTGCCGCTCGGCACGGCGGTGACGTTCAACCAGGGTGGCTCGCTGGTGAGCGAGGGGACGAAGATCGGCTCCGGCACGCTCGCGTACTCGTCGTGGTCGGCGATGCAGTCCGCCGGCGAGAAGGACGCGAACACCTGCGCCTACAACGATCTGGCGCTCGTGAAGGTGAGCGACGCGGACAAGTCCGCGGTCAACCCGACCGTCCCGTTCTTCGGCGGACCGAACAAGCTGGGCAGCGGCACGACGGCCGGCCAGAAGATCTACAGCTACGGCAACTCCTCGCTGCGCGCGGGCGTCACGGCGCTGTCGCCGAAGTTCGGCGCGAGCCTCGGCGACACCGGCGGCGGCTGGTCGACGACGCTCTACACGGTGACCCCGGGCATTCCGGGTGACTCCGGCTCGGGCTTCCTCGACAAGAACGGCAACGCCCTCGGGGTGCTGTCGACGGTCGCGATCGCGCCGCTGCCCGCGTCCAACGGCGTCGGCAACCTGCGCAAGGAGCTCGCGTACGCGCAGGCGCACTCCGGGATCGCCGGCCTCGCGCTGGTGGCGGGTACCCGCAGCTTCTCCTCGACGGTCTGAGCCGGGGGGACGTCAGCTCGGCGCCGCGTGCCCCAGCCGCATCGCGAGTGCGGCGGCGCCGAGCAGTTCGGCGGACACGCCGAGGGAACTCGGCGTCACCGCGATGCCCCGCGCCAGGCCCGGTTGGGCGTAGCGGTCGATCGACTCGCGGACGCCGGCCAGCAGCGGCTCGGTCGCAGCGGCGAGCTCGCCGCCGACGACGATCTGGCGCGGGCTGAGGTTGTTCACCAGGTCGGCGAGGACGCGTCCGATCATCCGGCCGGCGTCGGTCACGACCCGGGACGCACCGGGGTCGCCGGCCGTCACCAGCCCGGCGACGTCGGCCATCGTGGCCGGAGCGGCCTCGTGGGAGCGGACGGCCGACAGCACCTGGACCGTCGACGCCACCGTCTCCAGGCAGCCGCGGTTGCCGCACCGGCACACCGGGCCGCCCGGGTCGACCGGGACGTGCCCGATCTCGCCGGCCCGCCCGCCCACGCCGTGATGGAGCCGCCCGCCGAGCAGCAGGCCGGCCCCGATACCCGTCGCGGCCTTCACGTAGACGAGATCGTCCACGCCGCGCGCCCCGCCGAAGGTCACCTCGGCCAACGCGCCGAGGTTGGCGTCGTTGTCGGCCGCGAAGGGGACGCCGAGGCGCGCGGACAGCTCCGCCGCCGGCCGCCGGTCGACCCAGCGCGGGAGCAGGTTGCCGGTGCCCACCGAGCCCGTCCGTACGTCGACCGGGGCGGGCAGGCCCACGCCGCCGGCGTCGGCCGCCTGTCGCGTCGCGCGCAGCAGTCGTTTCGCGATCCGGACGGCCTGATCGACCGCCTCGTCGGGCGACGCGTCCACGTCGAGGCGGGCGGTGCCCTCGCCCAGCACGACGGCGGCGCCGTCCTCGACCGCGACGACGCCGACCCGGCAGTGACTGTGCCCGAGGTCGACGGCGACGACGACGCTGCGCCCGCCGGCGACGCGCAACACCTTCGGTGGCCGGCCGGGGAGGCGCTGGCCGGCCGGGGCCGCGTCCTCGGTGAGCCGGCCCTCGGCCAGCAGCTCCTGGACGAGGCCGGCGACCGTGCTGCGCGCGAGACCGGTGTCCGCCACGATCCCGGCGCGACTGTTCGCGCCGCGGGTCACGGCGGCCAGGACGCGGCCGCGGTTGACGTCCCGCTGGCCGGCGGTGGGGTCGGTCACCGCGCGAGACTAGCGGGGTATTGACCGTCGTCCGGTCGAAATTCGGGATTTGTTCGCGCAATTTCCTCCCATTCTGGTTATTGACGCGACGTTATTGCGCTCAATACTGTGCGCGAGCCAAGACCCGGCATCCCGATCTCGACGAAGAGGTCCCATGCACCGTTCTCGCCTCCGCCGCCCCTCACGACTGCTCGCCGGGTCCGCCGGCCTCCTGCTCACCGTCGGCCTCGCCGCCGTCGTCACCGCCCCCGCCGCCGACGCCCAGGTCGGCCCGCTGCCCGTCGTCCAGGACTTCGAGGGTGACGGGGTCGTCACCACGACCTCGCCCGGCGTCTTCCCGTTCGGCAACGACGCCACCGACAGTCCCGACCTGACGATCGTGAGCGCGCCGGGCGTGCCCGGCGCGGACGCCGACAACCACGCCCTCGACGTCCCCTATTCGGTGACCACCTACGGCGGCTTCAGCGCGAACTCGGCCCAGCCCCAGGACTGGTCGGCCTACGACTCCTTCGGCTTCTGGGTCAAGGGCTCGGCGACGGGCAAGGAGATCCAGTTCGAGATCAAGGACGGCGGCAGCGACGGCGAGCACGCCGAGCTGTGGGAGAGCCACTTCACCGACGACAGCACGGCGTGGAAGCACGTGGTGACGCCGTTCGCGCAGTTCACCAAGCGGACGAGCTACCAGCCGCCGGGCGCGCCGTCGAACGACGTCCTCGACCTGACGTCGATGTGGGGCTTCGCGGTCAACCTGCCCGGCGGGGGCGCCAGCGGCGACCTGCAGTTCGACGACGCCCGGGTGTCGGGCACCGCGCAGCCGCGCGTGAGCGTCGACGACCGCACCGTGCTGGTCGACGCCGGTCACGAGGCCACGGTCGGCGTCACGCTCACCACCGCCGACGGCGGCGAGCTCGCGTCGCCGGTGACGGTCGACTACGCGACCGCCGACGGCACCGCCGTCGCGGGCACCGACTACACCGCGACGTCGGGCACGCTCACCTTCCCGGCCGGCACGAAGAGCGGGGCGAGCCAGCACGTCACGGTCCAGACCGCGCCGGCCGACGGCGCGGCCAAGGCCAAGACGCTGACGGTGACGTTCACCCCGACCGGGGCCACGCTCTCCGGCGGGAAGGCGCTCGTCGTGATCAACGCGCACGGCTACGCCTACCTCGACAAGACCAGGTCGACCAGTGCACGCGTCAAGGACCTCCTCTCGCACATGACGCTCGCCGACAAGGTCGGCCAGATGACCCAGGCCGAGCGCGTCGCCGTGGGCGACGGCACCGACGTCACCACCTACGCCCTCGGCTCGCTGCTGTCCGGCGGTGGCTCGACGCCGCAGCCCAACACGCCCGCGGCGTGGGCGAAGATGATCGACGGGTACCAGACCCAGGCGCTCGCCACCCCGCTGCAGATCCCGATGATCTACGGCATCGACTCGGTGCACGGCGACAACAACCTCGCCGGGGCCACGCTCTTCCCGCACAACATCGGGCTCGGCGCGACGCGTGACCCTGCGCTGGTGAAGCAGGCCGGTGCCGTCACGGCGACCGAGACCCGAGCCACCGGCGTCCCGTGGGCGTTCGCGGCCTGTGTCTGCGTCGTCCGCGACGACCGCTGGGGCCGTTCCTACGAGTCCTTCGGCGAGGACCCGTCGCTCGTCACCGACATGACCACGGTCTTCCAGGGGCTCCAGGGCGACGGCAAGCTCGCCGCCCGCACGAGCGTCCTGGCCACCGCGAAGCACTTCATCGGCGACGGCGGTACCCGCTTCGGGTCGTCGCAGACCAACGACTACACGATCGACCAGGGCATCACGTACGTGACACAGAGCCAGCTGAACCAGCTGGTCGCCCCGTACCGAGCGGCGATCAAGGACGGCGTCGGTTCGGTCATGCCGTCGTACTCGAGCCTGCGGATCCAGGGCAAGGACGCGGCCCCGGTGAAGATGCACGGCCGGAAGGACATGATCACCGGGCTGCTCAAGCAGAAGCTCGGGTTCAAGGGATTCGTCATCAGCGACTACGCCGCGATCGACCAGCTCCCGGGGGACTACAAGTCCGACGTCCAGACCAGCATCAACGCCGGCCTCGACATGATCATGGTGCCGAACGATTACAAGACGTTCATCACCGATCTGACCGATCTCGCGGGCAACGGCGTGCCGCTGTCTCGTATCGACGACGCGGTGACGCGCATCCTCACCCAGAAGTTCCGGCTCGGCCTGTTCGACCATCCGTTCGCCGACACGACGAACATCAAGACGATCGGGTCGTCGGCACATCGCGCGATCGCGCGCAAAGCCGCCGCCGAGTCGCAGGTGCTCTTGAAGAACAGCCGCAACGTGCTCCCGCTCGCGAAGCGCAGCAAGGTCTACGTCGCCGGGTCGAACGCCGACGACGAAGGCAATCAGTCCGGTGGCTGGACGCTCACCTGGCAGGGCCAGTCGGGCGCGATCCCGGGCGCGACGTCGATCCTCGACGGACTGCGGAAGGACGACCCGACGAGCACCTTCACGTACTCGAAGACGGCGACCGCGTCGGCGAAGGGCTACGACGTCGGCGTCGTGGTGGTCGGGGAGACGCCGTACGCCGAGGGGCAGGGTGACATCGGGGTCAACAAGCACACGCTGCAGCTGTCGGTGGCCGATCGGCAGGCGGTCAACCGGGTGTGCGGCGCCATGAAGTGCGTCGTCATGGTGGTGTCCGGGCGACCGCTCGACATCACCGGCGTCGCGCCGCAGGCCGAGGCGGTCGTCGCGTCGTGGCTGCCCGGGTCCGAGGGCACCGGCGTGGCCGACGTGCTGACCGGTCGCCGGCCGTTCACCGGTCGGCTGCCCGTCACGTGGGCGAAGGCCGAGAGCCAGCAGCCGATCAACGTCGGCGACAAGCGCTACGACCCGCTCTACCCCTACGGGTGGGGCTTGCGCACCGACGGCACCCACGCCCGGCTCGTGGCCCTGCGCACCGAGCTCCGCGCCGCCGGTCACACCACGACGGCGCGCGAGTTGACCGGGGCGCTGGCCAAGGCCAACTGGAAGGGCACGACCCTGCGCCGTGCCGACGCGGTGCTGGCCGTGCTGCGCAAGGCGGCGAACCGCACCGCGGGACGGTCGTTCAGCTGGACCGAACGCAACACCGTCGTCTCGATCGTGCGCGACATCGCGCAGGCGCGCGTCGTCTCCGGGGGCAAGGCGGCGATGTCCGACACCGCCGCGCTCACCGCCGACGCCGAGCACCTGCTCATGGCCGGTCATCCCGGCGCCGCAGCGTCGTCGCTGGTCGCCGCCTACCGCCGGGCGTGAGCCGCCGGCAGCCCGCAGTGGCCGGCAGCAGCCGGTAGGGAACGGGGGGTCGCCGTGGTCCGCGTCATCGCGCGGACCACGGCGGTCACGTCCCGTCGGTGGCCGACGCGGGTGCGGTGACGGCCCGGTTCGCCGTCCGCTCGACGAGCCACGCGGTCGCGGCGTCGGCGGGCAGCGGACGCGATTCCAGGTACCCCTGCATGTAGTCGAAACCCAGGGCCCGGAACAGGTTGCGGGTCTCCTCGTCCTCGATGCCCTCTGCGACGGTGCGGATCGCGAGGCGGTGCGCCAGCTGCGCCACGGCGCTGGCGATCGCGGCGTCGGCCGGGTTCGTGGTGGCGTCCTTGACGAAGAGCCGGTCGAGCTTGATCTCGTCGACGCGCAGGTCGCGCAGCAGTCGCAGCGACGTGTAGCCGATGCCGAAGTCGTCGAGCGAGACCGCCACGCCCAACTGGCGCAGGGCCAGCACGACGTCGCGGGCCTCGTCGGGGTCCGCGACGATGGCCGACTCGGTGATCTCGAGCTTGAGCCGGGACGGGTCGCCCGCCGACTCCGCCAGCGCGGTCGACACGAGCGTGACGACGTCGTCCTCGAGCAGCACCTGCGGCGAGAGGTTCACCGCCACCACGACGTCCAGCCCGTCGCTGCGCCAGCGATGCTGCTGGGCCAACGCCTCGCCCAGCACCCATCGCGTCATCACCGAGATCAGCGGCCCGGTCTCGATCAACGGGATGAAGCGGTCCGGCGGCACGAAGCCGCGGGTGGGGTGTCGCCACCTCACCAGCGCCTCCACCGCGTCGACCGGGGCG
This window harbors:
- a CDS encoding MFS transporter, coding for MSTYRTLAANREFRALWISSACTTAAAMAAGLALAFLVHEATGSATLTALTMFGPSLAQLLGASTLMSLADSAPPRRALLASNAVVTAVLVAQAALDLSPLVRLALMFGAAVALSVGAGIRWGLVQEVLPHESYGLARSAMNLAGGAFQIVGFAVGGLLLSALDIRSVFLVAAATSAAGVAVVGLAMAERPPRRAARGGLGETWRGNRALLGDRATRVLLIALVLPNGLVVGCEALFVPLFDDLAGWVYAAAALGMMAGDLLVGRVLTAAARRRAATALRLLLAMPFVVFVVHPPVLVAAGLAAVAAVGYGASLVQQEHLVALTPPHLRGQTLGVESSARLSMQGVCALLAGVLADRIGAGVAVGLLAGASVLVSLVLTPALARIARSASALPA
- a CDS encoding ROK family protein produces the protein MTDPTAGQRDVNRGRVLAAVTRGANSRAGIVADTGLARSTVAGLVQELLAEGRLTEDAAPAGQRLPGRPPKVLRVAGGRSVVVAVDLGHSHCRVGVVAVEDGAAVVLGEGTARLDVDASPDEAVDQAVRIAKRLLRATRQAADAGGVGLPAPVDVRTGSVGTGNLLPRWVDRRPAAELSARLGVPFAADNDANLGALAEVTFGGARGVDDLVYVKAATGIGAGLLLGGRLHHGVGGRAGEIGHVPVDPGGPVCRCGNRGCLETVASTVQVLSAVRSHEAAPATMADVAGLVTAGDPGASRVVTDAGRMIGRVLADLVNNLSPRQIVVGGELAAATEPLLAGVRESIDRYAQPGLARGIAVTPSSLGVSAELLGAAALAMRLGHAAPS
- a CDS encoding glycoside hydrolase family 3 N-terminal domain-containing protein, which encodes MHRSRLRRPSRLLAGSAGLLLTVGLAAVVTAPAADAQVGPLPVVQDFEGDGVVTTTSPGVFPFGNDATDSPDLTIVSAPGVPGADADNHALDVPYSVTTYGGFSANSAQPQDWSAYDSFGFWVKGSATGKEIQFEIKDGGSDGEHAELWESHFTDDSTAWKHVVTPFAQFTKRTSYQPPGAPSNDVLDLTSMWGFAVNLPGGGASGDLQFDDARVSGTAQPRVSVDDRTVLVDAGHEATVGVTLTTADGGELASPVTVDYATADGTAVAGTDYTATSGTLTFPAGTKSGASQHVTVQTAPADGAAKAKTLTVTFTPTGATLSGGKALVVINAHGYAYLDKTRSTSARVKDLLSHMTLADKVGQMTQAERVAVGDGTDVTTYALGSLLSGGGSTPQPNTPAAWAKMIDGYQTQALATPLQIPMIYGIDSVHGDNNLAGATLFPHNIGLGATRDPALVKQAGAVTATETRATGVPWAFAACVCVVRDDRWGRSYESFGEDPSLVTDMTTVFQGLQGDGKLAARTSVLATAKHFIGDGGTRFGSSQTNDYTIDQGITYVTQSQLNQLVAPYRAAIKDGVGSVMPSYSSLRIQGKDAAPVKMHGRKDMITGLLKQKLGFKGFVISDYAAIDQLPGDYKSDVQTSINAGLDMIMVPNDYKTFITDLTDLAGNGVPLSRIDDAVTRILTQKFRLGLFDHPFADTTNIKTIGSSAHRAIARKAAAESQVLLKNSRNVLPLAKRSKVYVAGSNADDEGNQSGGWTLTWQGQSGAIPGATSILDGLRKDDPTSTFTYSKTATASAKGYDVGVVVVGETPYAEGQGDIGVNKHTLQLSVADRQAVNRVCGAMKCVVMVVSGRPLDITGVAPQAEAVVASWLPGSEGTGVADVLTGRRPFTGRLPVTWAKAESQQPINVGDKRYDPLYPYGWGLRTDGTHARLVALRTELRAAGHTTTARELTGALAKANWKGTTLRRADAVLAVLRKAANRTAGRSFSWTERNTVVSIVRDIAQARVVSGGKAAMSDTAALTADAEHLLMAGHPGAAASSLVAAYRRA